The genomic DNA CAGTTCCGAGGAAGCCGCCCAAAAGAAAAACACGAGTGTGGTCGTCGTCGTCGCAGATCATTTCATCTGACCATGCTGTGACAGCTCGGACCAGCGCGGCACCAGGACTGCACGCGGCGCCCGAACCCACAGCGCCCGTGCGACGGGAGCGATCGAGCCACGTCACCGTCATACGCGCGGGTGCAACGATCGTCGAGACGAATGAGCCATCGGGCACCTCGATGAAGACCCGCCCGGTTGAGCACATCGGAAGTACCGCGAGGAGGGCTTCGAGTTCACCCAAAGATGTTTCGTCGGCGGTGATGAGATGCTGCACGCGCGTGTGCTTGGAGGTACGGCACACGGTGGAGTTGTGCTCGGCGCTGTTTGACATGACAGTCAAACTATAGCGCCCAAATGAAGGGTTGCCTAACCTTCGTCGATGAGAATTCTCTGCAAGAGTGCGATCTCTTCGTGAGACATTCCGTGCGCTTCGAGGTAACCGGCTGCAGAACCGTAGGTTTCGTCGATCTGGGCGAGAAAGCGTCGCATTACCGGGGCGGGCGAACGTGTAGCGAGATCCTCGAGGTGTCGTGCATGCGGGTGCGCTGCCCGCAGAGCACTGACGACGCGTCGATTGCGTTGTTCGGGAAGGAGTGACTCCGTCCGCGCATAGTCAGCGACAACGGCTTCGCGCTCAACGCCCGCGGCGGCGAGCGCGAGCGCAACGGTCACGCCAGTGCGGTCTTTTCCCACCGTGCAATGTACGAGCACCGGCTGGCCCGATGTGATCCCGCGGACGGCGTGCACGACGCGCTTCGCCGAGTCATTCGCAAGCCGCTCATACAACTCATCAAGAGAGATGTCGTCAGCGAAGAACGAAGCGACAGATCCTAGGAAGAGCGGCTCCCGCTGTGTCGCGATGTCCGAATCGACAAAGGGTGAGGGTTCGCGCTGCACTTCGTCATCGTCGCGTAGGTCGATGATTCGCCGAATACCGAGCGCTCGAAAAGCATCTAGTCCTCGAGCGCCGAGAGAGGCGAGATTGCCAGAACGGAAGAGGACTCCCCTACGGGTGAGACCAGTGGATGCCGGGAGCCCGCCCACGTCACGAAAGTTCAGCGCACCCGCAACGAGAGATTCGGTGTTCACGCCTCGTCCGCCCGAGGCGGCACCGGGTAGCGACCTGCGATTGCCACACGATTGAACGCGTTGATGGCCACGAGGATCCAACTGAGTGCGACGTACTCGCTTTCGGTGAGAATTCCACCGGCCTGATCGTAAACGTCGTCGGGGATTCCACCGCGATGGATAAATGTGAATGCCTCTGCAAGTTCGAGCGCCGCCCGCTCACGCGATGAGAAGACACCCGACTCTCGCCATGTCGCAATCTGCGCGATCGTGTCAGCAGACAAACCCGCATGCGTCGCGCGATCCACATGAACGCGCACACAGAAAGCGCATCCGTTCAGCTGCGAAACGTGGATCTGGACGATCTCTTTCAGGCGATCATCAATACCGCCGTCGCTAGCAACGCGGCCCACTTCGCGAGAAAACGCATCAAGAGCTTTATATGCCGCTGGAGCCGACCGCGACAGGTGAACTCGTTGTTCTTCGGTCACGCAATTACCCTAGCGAATGGGGATACGAGATTGCCCACTTCCGCAAAGGAGCAACGTGACCGACGAAGCGTTCGATGAATTCTCTTTTCTTGCCGCACAACAGCGCGATCTCGCTCTGAACAGCCCGCTCCCACGCGCTGAGCGTCTCAGCCTCACTCTTGACGACGGACGCACTCTCAGCGCGCTGCGCTACGGAGATGCGCCACCCGCTGTGACGTTCCTGCACGGCGCCGGGCTGAACGCCCACACGTGGGATGCCACGATCCTCGCCGCGGGCCTGCCGGCGCTCGCGATAGATCTTCCCGGCCACGGCGACTCATCATGGCGCGAAGATGCCGCATACATCGGTTCGATACTCGCGCCAGATGTTATTACCGCAATGAGCGCATGGACCGAAGAGCCACAGCTGCTTGTCGGTCACTCGCTTGGCGGACTGACAGCCATGACGGTGGCCGGATCGCACCCCGAGCTGGTTCGGGCGCTCGTCATTGTCGACATCACTCCCGGGGTGAAGCCCACCGGCGCACCTCGAGAGCTCCTCGAGTTTTATGCGGGACCGACGGACTGGGCTTCCCGGGAGGAACTCGTCGATCGCGCGATGGCATTTGGTCTGGGTGGATCGCGAGATGCAACAGCCCGCGGGGTCTTCCTCAATTCTCGGGTGCGCGAAGACGGCCGGGTGGAGTGGAAGCACCACATCGCTCATCTCATGGCTGCCGCAACGGCGGCGAGCACCGGCGTACCCGGTGATGGTGAGAACGCGATGACGACAGCTCTCCGACCCGATACGTGGCTAGACCTCGAACGGGTTTCGGCGCCGATAACACTGGTGCACGCGGACAACGGCTACCTCACCGACGATGACGTCGAAGAGTTTGTCTCGCACGCACCAACCACGCGCGTTGAACACGTAACGTCATCTCACAATGTGCAAGAGCAGATCCCCCGTAAACTTGCGGAGTTGCTCACCGATCTCTAACTCTCGGATTGCATTGTTACGAGAGCGAGCCCTTTCCCGCCCCGCGGAGTTTAGGCTGTTCTATCGCACCCCCGATCCTGCGTTACGCTGCCGCGCCGACGATGGCCACGGCAGTCCCGTGAAAGGACCCCGTATGTTCCGCCGCACCACACTCGCCGCCGCTGCCTCCCTCGCGGCCGCCGCGCTCGCTTTAACGGCGTGCTCGGGAAGCCCAGATGGTGGGAGTTCTTCCTCCGCGGCAGCCGCCGACCCAGACGCCTCCATCGCGGTTCGTCTCGTGCTCGAGCCGACCAACCTGGATATTCGAGAGACAAGCGGAGCGGCTCTCGACCAGATCCTGATCGACAACGTCTACCAGGGTTTGGTGTCCCGCACTCCTGATCAAGAGATCGTTCCCGCTCTCGCTAGCGACTACACGATTTCAGACGACGGTCTCACTTACACATTCACTCTTCGCGAAGGCGTCACATTCCACGACGGGCAAGAGCTCACTCCGGATGACGTCGTGTGGTCCTTGACCCAACACCGCGACACCGAAACGTGGCTTGACTCCGCACGACTGTCGGGAGTGACATCCATCGCCGCCGACGGCCAGGATGTCGTACTCACGCTCTCTGAACCCGACTCAACACTGCTGTGGAACCTCACGGGACGCGCGGGCATCATTTTGAAGCAAGACGATTCAGTCGATTACCTCACTGCGGCGAACGGCACGGGGCCATTCATGGTTGCTTCGTGGAAGCAAGGCGACAGTGTGACGCTCTCGCGATACGACGACTACTGGGGCGACGCCGCCAAGTCCGCCGAGGTCGTGTTCTCCTATATCCCCGAAACGCAGGCCGCGCTTTCCGCGGCACTCGCCGGCGAGGTGGACGTACTCACCGGGTTCGACGCCACCTTGACCGATCAGGTCGAAGCGAACGGCGATTTCACTGTCGACGTGGGCGCGTCCACCGACAAGGGCGTACTCGCGATGAACAGCACCTCGGGGCCGCTTTCGGACAAGCGGGTGCGCCAGGCGATCCGCCAGGCAATTGATCACGATTCCATCGTCGAAGCTCTCGGCGCCGGCGAGACATTGTATGGCCCCATCCCGTCGCTCGATCCCGGTTACGAAGATCTTTCGGATGTCGCGCCCTATGATCCCGACGCTGCCAAAAAGCTGCTGAGTGAAGCTGGTTACGAAGACCTCGAT from Microbacterium endophyticum includes the following:
- a CDS encoding SIP domain-containing protein; the protein is MSNSAEHNSTVCRTSKHTRVQHLITADETSLGELEALLAVLPMCSTGRVFIEVPDGSFVSTIVAPARMTVTWLDRSRRTGAVGSGAACSPGAALVRAVTAWSDEMICDDDDHTRVFLLGGFLGTADIVDHLTEARGVLPSGIHTPERFGLATAS
- a CDS encoding tyrosine-protein phosphatase, producing MNTESLVAGALNFRDVGGLPASTGLTRRGVLFRSGNLASLGARGLDAFRALGIRRIIDLRDDDEVQREPSPFVDSDIATQREPLFLGSVASFFADDISLDELYERLANDSAKRVVHAVRGITSGQPVLVHCTVGKDRTGVTVALALAAAGVEREAVVADYARTESLLPEQRNRRVVSALRAAHPHARHLEDLATRSPAPVMRRFLAQIDETYGSAAGYLEAHGMSHEEIALLQRILIDEG
- a CDS encoding carboxymuconolactone decarboxylase family protein, whose product is MTEEQRVHLSRSAPAAYKALDAFSREVGRVASDGGIDDRLKEIVQIHVSQLNGCAFCVRVHVDRATHAGLSADTIAQIATWRESGVFSSRERAALELAEAFTFIHRGGIPDDVYDQAGGILTESEYVALSWILVAINAFNRVAIAGRYPVPPRADEA
- a CDS encoding alpha/beta fold hydrolase, with product MTDEAFDEFSFLAAQQRDLALNSPLPRAERLSLTLDDGRTLSALRYGDAPPAVTFLHGAGLNAHTWDATILAAGLPALAIDLPGHGDSSWREDAAYIGSILAPDVITAMSAWTEEPQLLVGHSLGGLTAMTVAGSHPELVRALVIVDITPGVKPTGAPRELLEFYAGPTDWASREELVDRAMAFGLGGSRDATARGVFLNSRVREDGRVEWKHHIAHLMAAATAASTGVPGDGENAMTTALRPDTWLDLERVSAPITLVHADNGYLTDDDVEEFVSHAPTTRVEHVTSSHNVQEQIPRKLAELLTDL
- a CDS encoding ABC transporter substrate-binding protein, with amino-acid sequence MFRRTTLAAAASLAAAALALTACSGSPDGGSSSSAAAADPDASIAVRLVLEPTNLDIRETSGAALDQILIDNVYQGLVSRTPDQEIVPALASDYTISDDGLTYTFTLREGVTFHDGQELTPDDVVWSLTQHRDTETWLDSARLSGVTSIAADGQDVVLTLSEPDSTLLWNLTGRAGIILKQDDSVDYLTAANGTGPFMVASWKQGDSVTLSRYDDYWGDAAKSAEVVFSYIPETQAALSAALAGEVDVLTGFDATLTDQVEANGDFTVDVGASTDKGVLAMNSTSGPLSDKRVRQAIRQAIDHDSIVEALGAGETLYGPIPSLDPGYEDLSDVAPYDPDAAKKLLSEAGYEDLDLTLTIPSFYATTVSQILVSDLNDVGITLTVDSVEFSTWLNDVYANQDYELSFVLHTEAHDFENWANPDYYFTYDNAEVQDLYAQSLAATDEDEAAALLAKAARIVSEDAAADWLYNGGSVVAVASDVTGVPTVNVNARFNAAEIAKSAG